Proteins encoded together in one Halalkaliarchaeum sp. AArc-CO window:
- the mutS gene encoding DNA mismatch repair protein MutS, with the protein MTDGIVGEFLSLKEETDADLLAMQCGDFYEFFAEDAELVGRELDLKVSQKSSHGSSYPMAGVPLSELSPYLKALVEKGYRVAVADQYDTDGGGHAREITKVVTPGTFLGTHDADAQYLAAVVADRDGTASGDHDDGTDTAYGLAFADVTTGRFTATAVEDRDAARAELHRFAPAEVIPGPSVRTDEPMLSAIREETDATLSLPDAELFATGRARHAVREQFGASTPETVGLDSEVAIRAAGAVVGYTEATGAGVTAAMTRLQAYESGDHVALDATTQRNLELTETMQGGREGSLFATLDHTVTTPGRRLLREWLTRPRRDRAEIDRRLDALEAFASAALARDRVRDVLGEAGDLERLGSRTANGSADARDLLSVRDTLAVPDRLLEAIDGTELEGSPIAETLHGLDLETVRGTREELASALAEDPPDSVRQGGLFQRGYDEELDEIIDRHEEVREWLDGLADRERERHGLSHVTVDRNKTDGYYIQVGKSVADQVPAHYREVKTLKNSKRFTTDELEEREREVLRLEEARGELEHELFCELRERVADRAELLQDVGRALARVDVLAALAEHAAVNGWTRPTVTDGDELSIEAGRHPVVEQSTEFVPNDLAMDDRRRFLLVTGPNMSGKSTYMRQAALIALLAQAGSFVPAREATVGVVDGIYTRVGALDELAEGRSTFMVEMQELSNILHSATEDSLVILDEVGRGTATYDGISIAWAATEYLHNEVGAKTLFATHYHELTTLAEHLPRVENIHVAAEERDGDVTFLRTIREGPTDRSYGIHVADLAGVPEPVVSRAGEVLGRLREEKAIEARGSGGGDVEAGDEFGKGAGEPVQAVFDLSSGSFRSADGDDGPAGDDPKPDGRAEGTDREAGPALPPGADEVLDELSETDVNETPPVELMAKVQEWQARIVDGDDDSGGTAARGEEPEEAPER; encoded by the coding sequence ATGACTGACGGGATCGTCGGCGAGTTCCTCTCGCTGAAAGAGGAGACCGACGCGGACCTGCTGGCGATGCAGTGTGGCGACTTCTACGAGTTCTTCGCCGAGGACGCCGAACTCGTCGGTCGGGAGCTCGACTTGAAGGTCTCCCAGAAGTCCTCCCACGGGTCGTCGTACCCGATGGCGGGCGTTCCACTGTCGGAGCTTTCGCCGTACCTGAAGGCGCTGGTCGAGAAGGGGTACCGCGTCGCCGTCGCCGACCAGTACGACACCGACGGCGGCGGCCACGCCCGGGAGATCACGAAAGTCGTCACCCCCGGGACGTTTCTCGGCACCCACGACGCGGACGCGCAGTATCTCGCCGCGGTCGTCGCCGACCGCGATGGCACAGCCTCCGGCGACCACGACGACGGGACGGACACGGCGTACGGGCTCGCGTTCGCGGACGTGACGACTGGTCGGTTCACCGCGACCGCCGTCGAGGATCGGGACGCCGCCCGCGCGGAGCTGCACCGGTTCGCCCCGGCGGAGGTGATTCCCGGGCCGTCGGTGCGGACCGACGAGCCGATGCTGTCGGCGATCCGGGAGGAGACCGACGCGACGCTGTCGCTGCCGGACGCCGAGCTGTTCGCGACGGGACGGGCCCGACACGCCGTCCGCGAGCAGTTCGGGGCGTCGACGCCGGAGACGGTGGGGCTCGACTCCGAGGTCGCAATCCGGGCGGCCGGCGCCGTCGTCGGCTACACGGAGGCGACCGGCGCCGGTGTGACCGCCGCGATGACCCGGCTCCAGGCCTACGAGTCCGGCGACCACGTCGCACTGGACGCGACCACCCAGCGCAACCTGGAACTCACCGAGACGATGCAGGGGGGCCGGGAGGGATCGCTGTTCGCGACGCTGGATCACACGGTGACGACCCCCGGTCGCCGGCTGCTCCGGGAGTGGCTCACCCGCCCCCGACGTGATCGGGCGGAGATCGACCGCCGACTCGACGCCCTGGAGGCGTTCGCCTCGGCAGCGCTCGCGCGGGATCGGGTCCGGGACGTCCTCGGCGAGGCTGGCGACCTGGAGCGGCTCGGCTCCCGGACGGCAAACGGGAGCGCCGACGCCCGCGATCTGCTTTCGGTTCGGGACACGCTCGCGGTTCCCGACCGGCTGCTCGAGGCGATCGACGGCACCGAACTCGAGGGGTCGCCGATCGCCGAGACGCTTCACGGGCTCGATCTCGAAACCGTCCGCGGAACGCGGGAAGAGCTCGCCTCGGCGCTCGCGGAAGACCCTCCAGACTCGGTCAGGCAGGGCGGGCTGTTCCAGCGTGGGTACGACGAGGAACTCGACGAAATCATCGACCGTCACGAGGAGGTCCGCGAGTGGCTCGACGGGCTGGCCGACCGGGAGCGGGAACGCCACGGACTCTCGCACGTCACCGTCGATCGGAACAAGACGGACGGCTACTACATCCAGGTCGGCAAGTCCGTCGCCGATCAGGTGCCGGCGCACTACCGCGAGGTGAAGACGCTGAAGAACTCCAAGCGGTTCACCACCGACGAGCTGGAAGAGCGGGAGCGGGAGGTGCTCCGCCTGGAGGAGGCCCGCGGCGAACTGGAACACGAGCTGTTCTGCGAGCTCCGGGAACGCGTCGCCGACCGGGCGGAGCTGCTGCAGGACGTCGGCCGGGCGCTTGCGAGGGTTGACGTCCTCGCCGCGCTCGCGGAACACGCCGCCGTCAACGGCTGGACGCGCCCGACCGTCACCGACGGCGACGAGCTGTCGATCGAGGCGGGCCGACACCCCGTCGTCGAGCAGTCAACCGAGTTCGTCCCGAACGACCTCGCGATGGACGACCGCCGGCGGTTCCTGCTGGTCACCGGCCCGAACATGAGCGGGAAGTCGACGTATATGCGCCAGGCCGCGCTGATCGCGTTGCTCGCGCAGGCGGGCAGCTTCGTCCCCGCCCGCGAGGCGACCGTCGGTGTCGTCGACGGCATCTACACCCGCGTCGGGGCGCTCGACGAACTCGCGGAGGGTAGATCGACGTTCATGGTGGAGATGCAGGAACTGTCGAACATTCTCCACTCGGCGACCGAAGACTCCCTCGTGATACTCGACGAAGTCGGCCGCGGGACCGCCACCTACGACGGGATTTCGATCGCCTGGGCGGCCACCGAGTACCTCCACAACGAGGTGGGCGCGAAGACGCTGTTTGCGACCCACTACCACGAACTGACGACGCTCGCCGAGCATCTCCCCCGAGTCGAGAACATCCACGTCGCCGCCGAGGAACGCGACGGCGACGTGACGTTCCTCCGGACGATCCGGGAGGGGCCCACGGATCGCTCCTACGGCATCCACGTGGCCGACCTCGCTGGAGTTCCGGAGCCGGTCGTCTCCCGGGCCGGCGAGGTGCTCGGGCGGCTCCGCGAGGAGAAGGCCATCGAGGCGCGCGGCTCCGGTGGCGGGGATGTGGAGGCCGGCGACGAGTTCGGCAAGGGGGCCGGCGAACCGGTCCAGGCGGTGTTCGACCTCTCGTCGGGGTCGTTCCGGTCGGCGGACGGCGACGACGGTCCAGCCGGCGACGATCCGAAGCCTGACGGACGGGCCGAGGGGACGGATCGGGAAGCCGGTCCGGCCCTCCCGCCGGGGGCCGACGAGGTGCTGGATGAACTCTCGGAGACGGACGTCAACGAAACACCGCCGGTCGAACTGATGGCGAAAGTCCAGGAGTGGCAAGCACGGATCGTCGACGGCGACGACGACTCCGGGGGAACCGCCGCCCGAGGCGAAGAGCCCGAAGAGGCGCCAGAGCGATGA
- a CDS encoding branched-chain amino acid transaminase: MAFHEMDVDTIWLNGEFVDWEDATTHVLTHALHYGTGVFEGVRCYDTENGPAIFRWDEHLDRLYDSAKPYELDIGHTHEELTDATLELLRREGLESCYIRPIAYYGYHSLGVSPGDCPTDVAIAAWPWGAYLGEEALENGVDVMVSSWRKHASSQIPTNVKTTGLYVNSMLAGEEARRNGYVEAIVLNKEGNVAEGPGENLFMVNDGEIYTTGPAQSILEGITRDTVITLAEERGYAVHDEAVISRGQLYTADELFFTGSAAEVTPIRKVDNVEIGGGTRGPVTEEIQQAFFELVERKTDAHDDWFTYV, translated from the coding sequence ATGGCTTTCCACGAGATGGACGTCGACACGATTTGGCTGAACGGAGAGTTCGTGGACTGGGAGGACGCCACGACCCACGTTCTCACCCACGCGCTCCACTACGGGACGGGCGTGTTCGAAGGGGTTCGCTGTTACGACACCGAAAACGGCCCGGCGATATTCCGGTGGGACGAACATCTCGATCGTCTCTACGACTCCGCGAAGCCGTACGAACTCGACATCGGTCACACTCACGAGGAGTTGACGGACGCGACGCTTGAACTCCTCCGTCGAGAGGGGCTCGAGAGCTGTTACATCCGGCCGATCGCGTACTACGGCTACCACTCGCTTGGCGTCTCGCCGGGCGACTGTCCCACCGACGTCGCGATCGCCGCCTGGCCGTGGGGGGCGTATCTCGGCGAGGAGGCGCTCGAAAACGGCGTCGACGTGATGGTCTCCTCCTGGCGGAAGCACGCCTCTTCACAGATTCCGACGAACGTGAAGACGACCGGGCTGTACGTCAACTCGATGCTCGCCGGCGAGGAGGCTCGGCGGAACGGCTACGTCGAGGCAATCGTGCTCAACAAGGAGGGCAACGTCGCCGAGGGTCCCGGAGAGAACCTCTTTATGGTGAACGACGGCGAGATCTACACCACTGGCCCGGCCCAGAGCATCCTCGAGGGGATCACCCGCGACACGGTGATCACGCTCGCCGAGGAGCGCGGCTACGCGGTCCACGACGAGGCGGTCATCTCCCGGGGACAGCTATACACCGCAGACGAACTGTTCTTCACCGGCTCCGCCGCGGAGGTCACCCCGATCCGGAAGGTTGACAACGTCGAGATCGGCGGCGGCACCCGGGGACCCGTCACCGAGGAGATCCAGCAGGCGTTCTTCGAACTCGTCGAGCGGAAGACCGACGCCCACGACGACTGGTTCACCTACGTCTAG
- a CDS encoding CopG family ribbon-helix-helix protein, whose translation MRTSLTVPEDLLAEFDETWQSEGIDSRSRAIRQAMSEYVQRHHTLEAADGRVTGAIVTDYDHHAAVDRMYDLQHEYDDAIISISHAHQGDWCLETLFVDGDAARIRELVYRLKNFDGVRRVRTMML comes from the coding sequence ATGCGTACCAGTCTGACGGTTCCCGAGGACCTTCTCGCGGAGTTCGATGAAACCTGGCAGTCGGAGGGGATCGACTCCCGGTCTCGGGCGATTCGGCAGGCGATGTCCGAATACGTCCAGCGGCACCACACGCTGGAGGCTGCAGACGGACGAGTCACCGGCGCGATTGTCACCGACTACGACCACCACGCCGCCGTCGACCGGATGTACGACCTCCAGCACGAGTACGATGACGCCATCATTTCCATCAGTCACGCCCACCAGGGAGACTGGTGTCTGGAGACGCTGTTCGTCGACGGCGACGCCGCCCGGATCAGGGAACTGGTCTATCGACTCAAGAACTTCGACGGCGTTCGGCGCGTCCGAACGATGATGCTTTGA
- a CDS encoding DUF502 domain-containing protein, which produces MSTWKRDFASGLILLVPLLVVLVVLRWIYRYVASVPLIGTIELVDLGVPASLVPIARTVIALTVFTTVVLAAGYFMRTTLGRVAEEQIDDFMNRLPALRVVYNASKLAVETALSGTEDLQAPVYLETWAGIRMTAFKTGKRTRDGKVVLFMPTAPNITSGFVIEVEPERIDHTGETTEEALTRILSAGFAESPHQIPVEDEEDALDESTDGSTQTRIDVGQRDDLGRDATDGNRSETRSGEPGDR; this is translated from the coding sequence ATGTCCACCTGGAAGCGCGACTTCGCGAGCGGCCTGATTCTGCTGGTTCCGCTGCTCGTTGTGCTCGTGGTGCTCAGGTGGATCTACAGATACGTCGCGTCGGTCCCCCTCATCGGGACGATCGAACTGGTCGACCTCGGCGTTCCGGCGAGCCTCGTCCCGATTGCGCGGACCGTCATCGCACTCACAGTGTTCACGACCGTCGTCCTCGCGGCGGGGTACTTCATGCGAACCACGCTCGGTCGCGTCGCCGAGGAGCAGATCGACGACTTCATGAACCGGCTGCCCGCTCTGCGAGTGGTCTACAACGCCTCGAAGCTGGCCGTGGAAACCGCCCTCTCGGGAACGGAGGACCTCCAGGCGCCGGTGTACCTCGAAACCTGGGCCGGCATCCGGATGACCGCCTTCAAAACCGGAAAACGGACCCGCGACGGAAAGGTCGTGCTGTTCATGCCGACCGCCCCGAACATCACCTCCGGATTCGTGATCGAAGTAGAGCCCGAACGGATCGACCACACCGGCGAGACCACCGAGGAAGCGCTCACCCGGATCCTCTCTGCGGGTTTCGCGGAGTCGCCACACCAGATCCCCGTCGAAGACGAGGAGGACGCCCTCGACGAGTCGACCGACGGATCAACTCAGACCAGGATCGATGTCGGGCAGCGGGACGATCTGGGTCGTGACGCCACCGACGGCAACAGAAGCGAAACGCGATCCGGAGAGCCGGGCGACCGGTAG
- a CDS encoding DUF460 domain-containing protein: MTVRPTALDGPVFGVDVQSGDIRGDAPSYALVVLEEREVDGEREERLDRDVVSFRKLCRLIDQHEPTRIATDNAYELAEDKDALVQFLQSLPAGTKLVQVTGAQRPEPLSRVADRYGVPYGKQPMEEAEAAARLAAGNVGHEVTAFTDTTTVKVARGRSTGKGGWSEDRYTRRIHGSVKKRAREVESELEDAGLEFTREVTEKYGGFSNAIFTVEAPPEEIPVSRSRSGDTRVEIERERRDGIEYEPLVKRRDRVIVGIDPGTTTAAAIVDLNGEPLSVYSSRTADAATVTEWIVERGRPALVAADVTPMPETVEKFRRSFDAAGWTPDSDLPIDEKLHRTREAAYDNDHERDALAAALFAFDAHEAQFERISRKVPARVDTDEVIARVLAEETSVEIVLEDMLEADDDADAESDAPQEPELTEEQREIRRLERQVERLEDHVEDLREQLDEKDETIEEYEEKLSSARRKERREARRHREVTRLERKAERLERERDEAREEVEELDRKLDRVKTLWKLDHDDFSDVAEGRGLVSVKVLDQFTKGEIDRVKSEYGLVPDDVVYLRDASGAGRTTAELLAETEPRVVLKEGGLSEIADAILFDREIPVAPADDVTIQEVDELAVARERDVEDAIDDWHERATDRRRRQKAEMVDRLISEHRAENGGP; the protein is encoded by the coding sequence GTGACTGTGCGGCCGACGGCACTCGATGGGCCGGTGTTCGGCGTCGACGTGCAAAGCGGCGACATCCGGGGGGATGCACCCTCCTATGCGCTCGTCGTCCTCGAGGAACGCGAGGTCGACGGGGAACGCGAAGAGCGGCTGGACCGCGACGTTGTTTCGTTCCGGAAGCTCTGCCGCCTCATCGATCAGCACGAGCCCACCCGGATCGCCACAGACAACGCCTACGAACTCGCCGAAGACAAGGACGCGCTGGTTCAGTTCCTCCAGTCGCTGCCGGCGGGGACGAAGCTGGTACAGGTGACCGGCGCCCAGCGCCCGGAACCGCTTTCGCGGGTCGCCGACCGCTACGGGGTCCCGTACGGCAAACAGCCGATGGAGGAGGCGGAGGCCGCCGCCCGCCTCGCGGCCGGAAACGTCGGCCACGAGGTGACCGCCTTCACCGACACCACCACCGTCAAGGTCGCCCGCGGTCGCTCGACGGGCAAAGGGGGCTGGAGCGAGGACCGGTACACCCGGCGGATCCACGGCAGCGTCAAAAAACGGGCCCGGGAGGTCGAGTCCGAACTCGAGGACGCCGGCCTGGAGTTCACCCGGGAGGTGACCGAAAAATACGGCGGTTTCTCGAACGCGATCTTCACCGTCGAGGCGCCCCCCGAGGAGATCCCGGTGTCCCGCTCGCGGTCGGGAGACACCCGCGTCGAGATCGAGCGCGAGCGCCGCGACGGTATCGAGTACGAACCGCTCGTCAAGCGCCGGGATCGGGTGATCGTCGGTATCGATCCCGGGACGACCACGGCGGCGGCGATCGTCGACCTGAACGGGGAGCCGCTTTCGGTGTACTCCTCCCGGACCGCCGACGCGGCGACGGTCACGGAGTGGATCGTCGAACGCGGTCGCCCGGCGCTGGTCGCGGCCGACGTGACGCCGATGCCCGAGACGGTCGAGAAGTTCCGCCGGTCGTTCGACGCCGCCGGCTGGACGCCCGACTCCGACCTCCCGATCGACGAGAAGCTCCACCGCACCCGGGAGGCCGCCTACGACAACGACCACGAGCGGGACGCCCTCGCGGCGGCGCTGTTCGCCTTCGACGCCCACGAAGCACAGTTCGAGCGCATCTCGCGGAAGGTTCCCGCCCGCGTCGACACGGACGAGGTGATCGCCCGCGTACTCGCCGAGGAGACGAGCGTCGAGATCGTCCTGGAGGACATGCTCGAAGCGGACGACGACGCCGACGCGGAGTCGGACGCGCCACAGGAACCCGAGCTCACGGAAGAACAACGGGAGATCCGCCGGCTCGAGCGCCAGGTCGAGCGTCTCGAGGACCACGTCGAGGACCTCAGGGAACAGCTCGATGAAAAAGACGAGACGATCGAGGAGTACGAAGAGAAGCTCTCGTCGGCGCGCCGAAAGGAGCGTCGGGAGGCGCGGCGCCACCGGGAGGTCACCCGGCTCGAGCGGAAGGCCGAGCGGCTCGAACGCGAACGCGACGAGGCCCGCGAGGAGGTCGAGGAGCTCGATCGGAAGCTCGATCGGGTCAAGACGCTGTGGAAACTGGACCACGACGACTTCTCCGACGTCGCCGAGGGGCGCGGGCTGGTGTCGGTGAAGGTGCTCGACCAGTTCACCAAAGGCGAGATCGACCGCGTCAAATCCGAGTACGGGCTGGTGCCCGACGACGTCGTCTACCTCCGGGACGCGTCGGGTGCGGGCCGGACGACTGCGGAGCTGCTCGCGGAGACGGAGCCGCGTGTCGTCCTCAAGGAGGGCGGGCTCTCGGAGATCGCCGACGCGATCCTTTTCGACCGGGAGATCCCCGTCGCGCCCGCCGACGACGTGACGATCCAGGAGGTCGACGAGCTGGCGGTCGCCCGCGAGCGGGACGTCGAAGATGCGATCGACGACTGGCACGAGCGGGCGACCGACCGGCGACGACGGCAGAAGGCGGAGATGGTCGACCGGCTCATCAGCGAACACCGCGCGGAAAACGGTGGCCCCTAG
- a CDS encoding excinuclease ABC subunit C, protein MDAAGVRDRAGELPREPGVYQFQAGDAVLYVGKAVDLRDRVASYADPRSRRVRRMVESADAIDFAVTDTEAQALLLEANLIKRHAPRYNVRLKDDKSYPLVQFTDHPIPRIEITRDPADSATVFGPFTDKGDVETVVKAIRETYGLRGCSDHKYRGRDRPCLDYEMGLCSAPCTGEIDAASYREDVESAVRFFEGEAGVLADPIRREMDAAAQEAAFERAAHLRDRLSVVEAFHGGGGEAVQSGTDAGEQHVDVLGVALEGTTATVARLHSDRGQLVDRSRHRLDVPESSEGAEAGATTDGDPPEASRSADVLAAFLTQYYAERELPDAVLLPERPSDSEVREWLEAAGVAVRVPGAGREAKLIDLALKNARKGPERGDELGILADALGIDRPERIEGFDVSHAGGRAAVGSNVRFVDGSAEKSGYRRKRLSDRNDDYANMRELVSWRATRALEGRDDRSDPDLLLIDGGDGQLGAALDALEATGWEVPAIALAKESELVITPERTYDWPDDAPHLHVLQRVRDEAHRFAVQYHQTLRDDVSTALDGVPGVGPERRKRLLRRFGSVENVRAASRDDLLDVPGVGDRTADAIEERL, encoded by the coding sequence ATGGACGCGGCCGGGGTTCGGGATCGGGCCGGGGAGCTTCCGCGGGAGCCGGGGGTCTACCAGTTCCAGGCGGGCGACGCCGTCCTGTACGTGGGCAAGGCAGTCGACCTCCGGGATCGGGTCGCCTCCTACGCCGATCCCCGAAGCCGGCGGGTCCGCCGGATGGTCGAGTCCGCCGACGCGATCGACTTTGCCGTCACAGACACAGAGGCCCAGGCGCTGTTGCTCGAGGCGAACCTCATAAAGCGTCACGCCCCGCGGTACAACGTCCGCCTGAAGGACGACAAGTCCTACCCGCTGGTTCAGTTCACCGACCACCCCATCCCCCGGATCGAGATCACCCGCGATCCCGCGGATTCCGCGACCGTCTTCGGTCCGTTCACCGACAAGGGTGACGTCGAGACTGTCGTGAAGGCGATCCGAGAGACGTACGGCCTGCGCGGCTGCTCGGACCACAAGTACCGGGGGCGGGACCGACCGTGTCTCGACTACGAGATGGGGCTGTGTTCCGCGCCGTGTACCGGAGAGATCGACGCTGCGTCCTATCGGGAGGACGTCGAGAGCGCTGTGCGGTTTTTCGAGGGGGAGGCCGGCGTTCTCGCGGACCCGATCCGCCGGGAGATGGACGCCGCCGCCCAGGAGGCGGCCTTCGAGCGCGCCGCCCACCTCCGGGATCGGCTCTCCGTCGTCGAGGCGTTCCACGGCGGCGGGGGCGAGGCCGTCCAGTCGGGAACGGACGCCGGGGAACAGCACGTCGACGTGCTGGGAGTCGCCCTCGAGGGAACGACCGCGACGGTCGCCCGGCTCCACAGCGATCGCGGCCAGCTCGTCGACCGGTCACGTCACCGGCTGGACGTCCCCGAGTCGTCGGAGGGAGCGGAAGCGGGAGCGACCACCGACGGGGACCCGCCGGAGGCGAGCCGGAGCGCGGACGTGCTTGCGGCGTTTCTGACCCAGTATTACGCCGAGCGGGAGCTCCCCGACGCCGTGTTGCTTCCGGAGCGACCGTCGGATTCCGAGGTCCGGGAGTGGCTGGAGGCCGCCGGCGTCGCGGTCAGGGTCCCCGGCGCCGGTCGGGAGGCGAAGCTGATCGATCTCGCCTTGAAAAACGCCAGAAAAGGCCCCGAACGCGGCGACGAGCTCGGTATTCTGGCGGACGCGCTCGGAATCGACCGCCCCGAACGGATCGAGGGGTTCGACGTGAGCCACGCCGGGGGTCGTGCCGCCGTCGGCTCGAACGTCCGGTTCGTCGACGGGAGCGCAGAGAAGTCGGGCTACAGACGGAAGCGGCTCTCGGACCGCAACGACGACTACGCCAACATGCGCGAGCTGGTTTCCTGGCGGGCTACCCGGGCGCTCGAGGGGCGCGACGACCGGTCGGATCCGGACCTCCTTTTGATCGACGGCGGCGACGGCCAGCTCGGCGCCGCCCTCGACGCCCTCGAGGCGACCGGCTGGGAGGTCCCGGCGATCGCGCTCGCCAAGGAGTCCGAACTCGTAATCACCCCCGAGAGAACCTACGACTGGCCCGACGACGCTCCCCACCTGCACGTGCTCCAACGCGTGCGAGACGAGGCCCACCGGTTTGCGGTGCAGTATCATCAGACGCTCCGGGACGACGTCTCTACCGCACTCGACGGAGTGCCGGGGGTCGGCCCGGAGCGCAGAAAGCGGCTGTTGCGCCGATTCGGCAGCGTCGAGAACGTGCGTGCAGCCTCCCGGGACGATCTGCTCGACGTCCCCGGCGTCGGCGACCGGACGGCCGACGCGATCGAAGAACGGCTGTGA
- the mdh gene encoding malate dehydrogenase, translating into MTKVSIIGAAGTVGAAAGYNLALRDVADELVFVDIPDKEPETVGQAADTNHGIAYDSNTRVRQGDYSDTAGSDVVVITAGIPRQPGQTRIDLAGDNAPIMEDIGSSVAEHNDDFVTVTTSNPVDLLNRHLYETGDRDRQAVIGFGGRLDSARFRYVLGERFDAPVRNVEATILGEHGDAQVPVFSKVRVNGRDPAFDADEKEEILADLQESAMDVIERKGATQWGPATGVAHTVEAILEDTGEVLPCSMVLDGEFGYEDTAFGVPAKLGAGGVEEVIEWELDDYERELMDEAAEKLSDQYAEIA; encoded by the coding sequence ATGACGAAAGTTAGCATCATCGGAGCCGCCGGAACCGTCGGAGCCGCCGCGGGATACAACCTCGCGCTGCGGGACGTCGCCGACGAGCTCGTGTTCGTCGACATCCCGGACAAGGAGCCGGAGACAGTCGGCCAGGCCGCCGACACGAACCACGGGATCGCCTACGATTCCAACACGCGCGTCCGACAGGGGGACTATTCGGACACCGCCGGCTCGGACGTCGTCGTCATCACCGCGGGCATCCCGCGCCAGCCCGGCCAGACCCGCATCGACCTCGCGGGCGATAACGCGCCGATCATGGAGGATATCGGCTCCTCGGTCGCCGAGCACAACGACGACTTCGTCACCGTCACGACGTCGAACCCGGTGGACCTGCTCAACCGACATCTCTACGAGACGGGCGACCGCGACCGTCAGGCCGTGATCGGCTTCGGCGGTCGCCTCGACTCCGCTCGCTTCCGGTACGTGCTCGGCGAGCGGTTCGATGCACCCGTGAGAAACGTCGAGGCGACGATCCTCGGCGAACACGGCGACGCGCAGGTGCCGGTCTTCTCGAAGGTGCGAGTGAACGGTCGCGACCCCGCGTTCGACGCCGACGAGAAAGAAGAGATCCTCGCGGACCTCCAGGAGTCTGCGATGGACGTCATCGAACGCAAGGGCGCCACGCAGTGGGGGCCCGCAACCGGCGTCGCACATACCGTCGAGGCGATTCTGGAAGACACCGGCGAGGTGCTGCCGTGCTCGATGGTGCTCGACGGCGAGTTCGGCTACGAGGACACCGCCTTCGGCGTCCCGGCGAAGTTGGGTGCCGGCGGCGTCGAGGAGGTCATCGAGTGGGAGCTCGACGACTACGAGCGGGAGCTGATGGACGAGGCCGCCGAGAAGCTCTCGGATCAGTACGCCGAGATCGCCTGA